A window of Nitrospirota bacterium genomic DNA:
AGGAGAGGGTCGGGGACGTCACGAGACGCGGCGCAACCGCAGCGGAATCAGGCTCGCGCATATACATCACCATCACGACCCGCATGTAGTAGTACGCCGATACGGCGGCAAAGAGCAGGGCGATGGCGGCGAGCCAGGCCAAGCCTGCGTCGACTGCCGCCATGAAGACATAGAACTTTCCGATGAAGCCGGCGGTCGGCGGAATGCCTGCGAGTGAGACCATGAAGACCAGCATGAGAAAGGCCGCGAGCGGTTGGCGTTTTGCGAGGCCCGTGAAATCCTCAATCTCTTCTCCCTCGCGCTCACCCTTCCGGAGCATGCCGATCACCGCGAAGGCTCCGAGCGTCATGAACGAATAGAGGGCGAGATAGATCATGACGCTGGCAAGGCCCGGCGTGGATCCCGACGGGCCGCCGGCGCGGCCTGCCGCCACAAAGCCGATCAAGGCGTAGCCGGCATGAGCGATGCTGGAATAGGCCAGCATCCGTTTGATGTTGGTCTGCACGATGGCCACGACATTCCCGAGCACCAGGGTGACAAGGGCGATGAGCAGGAACAGGAGCGACCAGTCGGCCTTGAGCCCGCCAAGCCCTTCTACGAAGACACGCATGAAGGCGGCAAAGCTGGCCGCTTTTGCCGCCACTGCCATAAAGGCCGTCACAGAGGTCGGCGCTCCTTGATAGACATCGGGCGTCCACATATGGAACGGCACGGCGGCGAGCTTAAAGCTGAAGCCCACGGCTACGAGAATCGTGGCGATCAGCACGAGGGGGTCGTTGGCCCCATGAGTGCCGATGGCG
This region includes:
- a CDS encoding NADH-quinone oxidoreductase subunit N, which encodes MSLYGTDLLALLPELIVVAAACLVIALDPITPASRRDLLAWLSLGALALCLGLTGGQISTLNVRVSAFSDLVVIDAYARFWKVLLYGVTGLTILMSLPYLKAERIHLGEYYGFILLALSGMMVMVSGADLLTIYLGTELMSLSLYVMTGLNRSKPRSLEAAAKYFVLGAFSSGILLYGISLLYGMAGSTKLASIASAIGTHGANDPLVLIATILVAVGFSFKLAAVPFHMWTPDVYQGAPTSVTAFMAVAAKAASFAAFMRVFVEGLGGLKADWSLLFLLIALVTLVLGNVVAIVQTNIKRMLAYSSIAHAGYALIGFVAAGRAGGPSGSTPGLASVMIYLALYSFMTLGAFAVIGMLRKGEREGEEIEDFTGLAKRQPLAAFLMLVFMVSLAGIPPTAGFIGKFYVFMAAVDAGLAWLAAIALLFAAVSAYYYMRVVMVMYMREPDSAAVAPRLVTSPTLSFVLACAVAGVILFGLFPNPLVSFALQSVLTLK